CTTCATCGCTCTTTCAAAAAGTTCTTTGGAGTTTTGACCTTTCCACGATTCGGAAATCAACTTTGAATGGGACGTTTGCGAATTCACGATAAAATCTCCTTTCCTCTTCTTGCGGCATACGTGATCAAATACGAAGCCCCGGCTCTCGAAAAGATCTGCCAGGTTTCGCGGAGCGCCGCGTCAAAATCGCAGAACTCGTTTTGCGCGAGATAATGAATCGATGCGTATTCTCCGCTGACCTGATACGCTCCCGTCGGCAGCCCGGTCCGTTTTCGGATCGGGGCTATCAAATCGATCGAAGTCATTCCGGGTTTGACCATCAGAAAATCGGCGCCTTCTTCCTTGTCGCGAAGCGAAGAAAGAATGGAATCCTCCCGATTGCGAACGTCGATCTGATACGAAGAACGATCTCCGTGCCCCGGAGCCGAATCCGCGGCCGCACGAAACGGTCCGTAAAAGTTGCTTTTGAACTTAGTAGAATAACTTAAAATTGGAATATTCGAAAAACCGTTCGTATCCAAGATCGTACGATGGCTGCGAACCCTTCCGTCCATCATGTCGCTCGGCGCGATTCCGTCGGCGCCTGCCTGCGCGTACGCCAGAGCGATTTTAGAAAGATGTTTTACGGAAGAAGGATTGTCGATGTTTCCGTCTTGATGCAAAAGCCCGCAATGTCCGTGCGTCGTCAAAGAACACATACAAGTATCGATCCACAAAAACGCGTCCGGAAATTCTTTTTTTAAAGTCGAAATCGAACGTTCGTAAAACGCCTTCGGGATTTCCGTATTCGATTTGAGCTCCGGAACCAAAAAAAGAATGAAGTGAGAAGTTCCCGCCTTGAGATCGGATTCCACTTGTTTTAAAACGGACGTTTCCGTATCCCGAAACACACCGGGAAGAGAATCCATTTTCTCTTTTTCCTTCAGGCCTTCCACGATAAACAAAGGTTGTATTAGTTTTTTTGAATTTAAACTTTCCGAAGACGCGAGTTCTCTGAGCGGAGCGTTAAGCCTGATTCTTCTTTGTTTGGTTTCCAAGGTCGTTTCCTTTGAATTCTTTGAGTCCGAGACTTTCCAACCAAGACTCGTAGCGTATAAAGACGGATAAATTTGCGGATTCTCCCAATACGTTCCGGATATGGGAGGAAGTGATTCCGGGTCCGCAAGCGTGGAATCGATTTCTGATCTGCGGATATAAGGAAAGCGCCTTATCGAATTGGGAAGCGCTCATCCAAAATAAGTGCGTCTTTTCGGATAAGTCGGGATGATCTTCCATCGGTTGCGCTTGGTAGGTAAGCACGCGTTCCAATCCGGAAGCGATCTCCGTCGAACCGACGTGCGTGCATTTTACGAAGTCCAACCGCTTTCCGAAAAGAATTCCTTCGGGCAACTCTTCTTCGCCGAGAGCATCCAAGGAACCGTGAACCCAAATGTCCCGTTCGGCAAGTTGAACCCATGTTTTTAAACCGGAAGTCCACACAAGACCTTTGTGTTCCAAGGCCGGATCGATGATCGGATATGCGTTTCCTCGAGTGACGAGCCAATCCTTGAGAACCAATTCTTTCGGAAGAATTCTCCGATCCTCTTTGCCGTCCGCGGAAAGAACAAAACCTTCTTCGGAAGAAAGCGGAACCCGCTTTTGTTTTACGGCTTCTCCGGGAACGGGATACGCTCTGAGCACCGATTCGGCGGGAGGAGCAATCGTTTCGGAGAATTGCTCTTCGATTTCGAGCGTTTCGCCGGAATCGGTCAATCCGCGTTGGTATAAAACTTTTCCAAAGGGCCGATACAAAATCGAAACGCCGATCTTTTGATGACAACCGCCTCCGAATTTTTTTAAGATGCGCCGCTCTTCTTCCACCGCTTGAACGACTTGCGGTTCACTCAAAGTCCGAACGAGATCGATCGTCCACGAATCGTTCGACCTGGCTTCCGCGGCGATCGCGCCTTGCGCCGGGGCGGAAGGATTGAGAGAAAGAGGGAAAATCTGAAAAACGGATTCGGCAAGCGCCTCTTTTAAGAACTTGCGTATTTCTTGATATTCTAATTCGTCCGAGTTCGGAAAATTCTCCGATAACAATCGATCGAGCGCGGCCTTTGCAAGAACCAAACCGTCGGCGTCGGATTCTCTCCATTTGCGGATTCTCGTCTGGATATTTCCGCGCACCGGAAAAAACGTAAGGGAGGAATTTTTATAACGGGAAGGCAGGGACTTCGCTAAGAATTTCTTCAGGTTGTATTCTCTACGCGGAGAAGAAGTCTGAATCTTCAGTTCCCGGGGAGAATATTTGTCGAGAGAGGATTTTTTCCAAAGAAGCACGTCCCTTTGATCGGCTCGGCCCAAAACACCGAGAATCGTCGTTCCCGAATGACCTTCCAGATCCAAATCCTTCCAAGAATGAATCACGAGATCGACTTTTTCATCCACAAGATCTTTCGTTAAATCCTGCGTAAAAACGCCCCTGCTTCCCATCTTCCAAAGAGGGGTTTGCAGATCCTGATCTCCGGAAGCTTCTCTAAAATAAAGTTCGACGATTAGATCAGGATATTTTTCTCGGAGGGCGCCGAGTACAAGGTAAGTCTGAAGTCTTGCGAGTGCGCTTTTACGGGAACCGATCTTCAGAACGCGGGACAAGTCAAATCTTCCCAACCGAAAATGAATTGCTGCGCCTCGAGTTCCCGTTCTTCGACGAGATCGTCTAACGCGGGCAGCACTTGCTCGCGGATCTGCATCGCCCTTTCTTCGGTTTCACGAAGGGAATCCAACATCGCCGCAAACGAAATATACCGCACCGAATCGGGCCATTTTTGTTCCAGAGGAACTTCCCTAAAGTCCACGACGATCGCTCCCGGTTCGATTGCGTCGAGAACCGAGGAAAGATTCAAAGGCGCAGCGATGACGATCGCTTCTCCCGAAGGGTTCCATTCGCTTAACAATTTCACGGAAGCGTCCGCTTCTTTGGAAAGAAACGCGAGGCGTTCTTCGTTGCGTCCCACAAGCGTCACGTTTCTCGTCTTCAACCAAGGAAGAATTTTTTCGGCGAGCTGCCCCGTTCCCAACAAAGAAACGGATTTCGTATCCTTAAGATATTTATTCGCGAGTCCGCCGTAGGATTGTTCTCCTATGTTCTGAAGATAACGGGAACGAATACTTCTCGAATCTTGAATCAGACTGTCTCTGAATTTTGCGAGATATTCCCCGAACGCGGAAGAGGGGAGCGAAGCATTCTTAAATCGTTCCCGGAATTGAGCGAGAACTTCCGTCTCACCCAAAAGTCTGGAATGAAGTCCGGAAATGACTTCGAGCAAAAAACGATACGCTTCGTAACCGGAATACGATTCCAAAGTGGAAGGAAGTTTAGAAGGTTCTTTATGAATTCGGCTGTCCGTGACCCAGATCGTACGCATGCAAGTCATCCAGGAATAAGAACCAGGAATCTCAACATTCTCTCTATCCTTTTGGATCGAATGATAAACTCGCAGAGTGGACCACATATCGATAAAAGAACT
The window above is part of the Leptospira sanjuanensis genome. Proteins encoded here:
- the hemB gene encoding porphobilinogen synthase: METKQRRIRLNAPLRELASSESLNSKKLIQPLFIVEGLKEKEKMDSLPGVFRDTETSVLKQVESDLKAGTSHFILFLVPELKSNTEIPKAFYERSISTLKKEFPDAFLWIDTCMCSLTTHGHCGLLHQDGNIDNPSSVKHLSKIALAYAQAGADGIAPSDMMDGRVRSHRTILDTNGFSNIPILSYSTKFKSNFYGPFRAAADSAPGHGDRSSYQIDVRNREDSILSSLRDKEEGADFLMVKPGMTSIDLIAPIRKRTGLPTGAYQVSGEYASIHYLAQNEFCDFDAALRETWQIFSRAGASYLITYAARRGKEILS
- a CDS encoding type 2 periplasmic-binding domain-containing protein, encoding MSRVLKIGSRKSALARLQTYLVLGALREKYPDLIVELYFREASGDQDLQTPLWKMGSRGVFTQDLTKDLVDEKVDLVIHSWKDLDLEGHSGTTILGVLGRADQRDVLLWKKSSLDKYSPRELKIQTSSPRREYNLKKFLAKSLPSRYKNSSLTFFPVRGNIQTRIRKWRESDADGLVLAKAALDRLLSENFPNSDELEYQEIRKFLKEALAESVFQIFPLSLNPSAPAQGAIAAEARSNDSWTIDLVRTLSEPQVVQAVEEERRILKKFGGGCHQKIGVSILYRPFGKVLYQRGLTDSGETLEIEEQFSETIAPPAESVLRAYPVPGEAVKQKRVPLSSEEGFVLSADGKEDRRILPKELVLKDWLVTRGNAYPIIDPALEHKGLVWTSGLKTWVQLAERDIWVHGSLDALGEEELPEGILFGKRLDFVKCTHVGSTEIASGLERVLTYQAQPMEDHPDLSEKTHLFWMSASQFDKALSLYPQIRNRFHACGPGITSSHIRNVLGESANLSVFIRYESWLESLGLKEFKGNDLGNQTKKNQA
- a CDS encoding Rossmann-fold NAD(P)-binding domain-containing protein, which translates into the protein MWSTLRVYHSIQKDRENVEIPGSYSWMTCMRTIWVTDSRIHKEPSKLPSTLESYSGYEAYRFLLEVISGLHSRLLGETEVLAQFRERFKNASLPSSAFGEYLAKFRDSLIQDSRSIRSRYLQNIGEQSYGGLANKYLKDTKSVSLLGTGQLAEKILPWLKTRNVTLVGRNEERLAFLSKEADASVKLLSEWNPSGEAIVIAAPLNLSSVLDAIEPGAIVVDFREVPLEQKWPDSVRYISFAAMLDSLRETEERAMQIREQVLPALDDLVEERELEAQQFIFGWEDLTCPAF